From Pseudobdellovibrio exovorus JSS, a single genomic window includes:
- a CDS encoding ABC transporter permease, translating to MKKLFKNRSFLIGFSLFSFFVFVAVVAVFWTPYSYQEVFDGASLLPPSTQFWLGTDDLGRDLLSRLLVGAQLSLGIGVLVGGISIVIGASLGVISGYFGGRVDQTIVQIMSAIQAMPSLLLALFVVAVLGGGVLNTILSVTLVSIPLMYRLVRSAALVESSKDYVVSARALGASNFRIIKSHIFPNCTTPILVQTAVCCSEAILNTAALGFLGLGIPAPYPEWGTMLSDAKTFIQTAPQLMTMPGICLLLLILSTQLMSDGLRDQLDPKLRGRS from the coding sequence ATGAAAAAACTTTTTAAGAACAGAAGTTTTTTGATTGGCTTCAGTTTATTTTCATTTTTTGTTTTTGTAGCCGTGGTTGCTGTTTTTTGGACTCCTTACAGTTACCAAGAGGTTTTTGACGGAGCCTCTTTATTGCCACCTTCGACTCAGTTTTGGTTGGGTACAGATGATTTAGGGCGTGATTTGCTCAGCCGTCTTTTGGTTGGAGCCCAGTTGTCTTTGGGTATTGGCGTATTGGTCGGTGGAATCTCGATCGTTATCGGGGCTTCTTTAGGTGTGATTTCAGGTTACTTCGGTGGCCGCGTGGATCAGACCATCGTTCAAATCATGAGTGCCATTCAAGCGATGCCAAGTTTACTTTTGGCTTTATTTGTTGTGGCGGTTTTAGGTGGGGGTGTTTTAAATACAATCCTCAGCGTGACCTTGGTGTCGATTCCTTTGATGTACCGATTGGTTCGGAGTGCCGCCCTAGTAGAATCTAGCAAGGACTATGTGGTTTCAGCCCGAGCCTTAGGTGCTTCAAACTTCCGTATTATCAAATCGCATATTTTTCCAAACTGTACGACGCCTATTTTGGTTCAGACCGCGGTCTGTTGTAGTGAGGCTATTTTAAATACAGCAGCGTTAGGATTCTTGGGTTTGGGTATTCCGGCTCCGTATCCTGAGTGGGGCACAATGCTCAGTGATGCGAAGACATTTATTCAAACGGCTCCACAGTTGATGACAATGCCGGGTATCTGCTTATTGTTATTAATTCTTTCGACGCAGTTGATGAGTGATGGATTGCGCGATCAATTAGACCCTAAACTAAGAGGTCGCTCTTAA
- a CDS encoding ABC-F family ATP-binding cassette domain-containing protein, which yields MNLLQLYNASKQYGSKLLFDQAQFSVNENEHIGVIGPNGAGKTTLFKVLAGEETLDSGEVTKAHNLRIGYLEQESDWTLNQVAEEYLAEKCIKPIWDLKQIGKSIGLTEQHFQRPLTELSGGYRMRMKLVYLIGLEPDLMLLDEPTNFLDLESILALEQFLQDYKGAFLLISHDREFLRRTTEHTLEVESGNIVKFPGHIDDYFEQKEEWRQLEAQQAANQEVKRKHLQSFVDRFRAKATKAKQAQSRLKQLEKMQPIEIKALPVRTRIHMPEPIATGKEVASLREANLGYGDHCVLRNVNLSFERGNRFGVVGYNGAGKSTLLKSIAERLPLLSGEHKLGHNVSLSYFAQHLTEELLAEDTILDSLQRKAYHDTTAQEILNIAGSLLFSGDDIHKKIKVLSGGEKTRVALGQILLQRKPFLLMDEPTNHLDFDTVQALAVALTEFKGTLVVVSHDRSFINKVATRIIEIRDGFVEIYPGSYEDYLWSLEKGALKERFAANAAEAAKATSPTTSKPEAKFNYKEQQKKLSSEAKELQRKILKTEEILFNLNKKLEELNNQLLTAQGAQAQQIAIESSGVSQQINQTEEILLEHMENLEKKEAELQELSLNNR from the coding sequence ATGAATCTTCTTCAACTTTACAATGCATCTAAACAATACGGGTCAAAGCTGCTTTTTGATCAGGCTCAGTTCTCGGTGAACGAGAATGAACACATTGGCGTTATTGGCCCAAATGGTGCAGGAAAAACCACACTTTTTAAGGTCCTTGCCGGCGAAGAAACCCTAGATTCAGGCGAGGTCACAAAAGCCCATAACCTCAGAATTGGCTACTTGGAACAAGAGTCCGATTGGACGCTTAATCAAGTGGCGGAAGAGTACCTCGCGGAAAAGTGCATTAAGCCTATCTGGGACCTCAAACAGATCGGTAAAAGTATCGGCCTCACAGAACAGCACTTCCAGCGCCCTTTAACTGAGCTCAGTGGCGGGTATCGCATGCGCATGAAGCTCGTCTATCTGATCGGTCTTGAGCCTGACCTGATGTTACTGGATGAGCCCACGAACTTCTTGGACCTTGAAAGCATCTTGGCCCTAGAGCAATTTCTACAAGACTACAAAGGCGCTTTCTTACTGATTTCCCACGACCGTGAGTTCCTCAGAAGAACCACAGAACACACACTCGAGGTCGAAAGCGGTAACATCGTCAAATTCCCCGGCCATATTGATGACTACTTTGAGCAAAAAGAAGAGTGGCGCCAATTGGAAGCCCAGCAAGCGGCAAACCAAGAAGTGAAACGTAAGCATTTGCAGTCATTCGTCGATCGCTTCCGCGCAAAGGCCACTAAGGCAAAGCAGGCACAAAGCCGTTTGAAACAATTAGAAAAAATGCAGCCGATTGAAATCAAAGCTCTGCCTGTGCGCACGCGTATTCACATGCCAGAGCCTATTGCCACAGGTAAAGAGGTCGCTTCTTTACGTGAAGCCAACTTAGGTTATGGTGATCACTGTGTTCTAAGAAACGTCAATCTCTCGTTTGAACGGGGAAATCGTTTCGGAGTCGTAGGTTATAACGGGGCCGGAAAATCCACTCTTTTAAAATCCATTGCGGAACGCCTGCCGCTATTAAGTGGTGAACACAAACTCGGACACAATGTCTCGTTGTCTTACTTTGCTCAGCACTTGACCGAAGAGCTTCTTGCTGAAGACACCATCTTGGATTCTTTGCAAAGAAAGGCCTATCACGACACCACAGCACAAGAGATCTTGAATATCGCCGGCTCTTTATTATTTTCAGGTGATGATATTCACAAAAAAATCAAAGTGCTCTCAGGCGGAGAAAAAACCCGCGTGGCCCTAGGGCAAATTCTGCTGCAAAGAAAACCATTTCTGCTGATGGATGAACCGACAAATCATTTAGATTTCGATACAGTTCAAGCTTTAGCCGTTGCTCTGACGGAATTCAAAGGCACGCTGGTTGTCGTCAGCCATGATCGCAGCTTTATCAATAAAGTCGCCACACGTATTATCGAAATTCGTGATGGCTTTGTTGAAATCTACCCTGGAAGCTATGAAGACTATTTGTGGAGTTTGGAAAAAGGCGCCCTCAAAGAGCGCTTTGCCGCCAATGCCGCAGAAGCTGCGAAAGCCACGTCCCCAACCACAAGTAAGCCTGAAGCCAAGTTTAACTATAAAGAACAGCAGAAGAAACTCTCTTCAGAGGCCAAAGAACTTCAGCGAAAGATTTTGAAAACAGAAGAGATTTTATTCAATTTAAATAAGAAGCTCGAAGAGCTGAACAATCAGCTCTTAACCGCACAAGGGGCGCAGGCCCAACAGATTGCTATCGAATCTTCAGGAGTCTCTCAGCAGATCAATCAAACGGAAGAAATCCTATTAGAGCATATGGAAAACCTAGAAAAAAAAGAGGCCGAGTTACAAGAACTCAGCCTCAATAATCGCTAG
- a CDS encoding phosphate/phosphite/phosphonate ABC transporter substrate-binding protein, which translates to MSNLRLKPMPRLKIKNLLFAFLTLSLVACTQNKSELGSKKNPIKFYLVPAQDIMTLTEQGKVLKEYLAKDLGLEVELELPTNYVAVVEAFGSKRADVAILNTLGYVLAHEKYGAEAKLKLINRGRDQYYGQIIVRHDGPKTLKELNGKKFAFVDPTSVSGYLLPQRLFKQEGITIKESVFAGKQDTVVTAVYQKQVDGGATFYTPPDDDGTPKDARWLLRTQYPDIYEKVKILQLTDPIPNNPVVFRKDIPEELKTKIIESLKKYIKTPEGAKVMMDLYHITEFREVADKDYDMVRQYLKDVGMKSHDFVQ; encoded by the coding sequence ATGTCGAATTTGAGGTTGAAACCAATGCCACGATTAAAAATTAAAAATTTACTTTTTGCTTTTCTGACACTTTCTTTAGTGGCCTGTACTCAAAACAAATCTGAACTGGGAAGTAAAAAAAATCCCATCAAATTTTATTTAGTGCCAGCGCAAGATATCATGACATTAACAGAGCAGGGCAAAGTACTAAAAGAATACTTGGCAAAAGATCTGGGATTAGAAGTCGAGTTGGAGCTACCCACGAACTACGTGGCTGTTGTTGAGGCCTTTGGTTCAAAACGCGCTGACGTCGCGATCCTAAATACATTGGGCTATGTTTTAGCCCATGAAAAGTACGGAGCTGAAGCGAAGTTGAAATTAATCAATCGCGGACGTGATCAATACTATGGGCAAATTATTGTTCGCCATGATGGTCCGAAAACCTTGAAAGAACTCAACGGAAAGAAATTCGCGTTTGTCGATCCAACCTCAGTATCGGGTTACCTCTTGCCACAACGTCTTTTTAAACAAGAGGGGATTACCATTAAAGAAAGTGTCTTTGCAGGAAAGCAAGACACAGTGGTGACGGCTGTCTATCAAAAACAAGTAGATGGTGGTGCTACTTTTTATACTCCTCCAGATGACGATGGCACACCGAAAGACGCCCGTTGGTTATTGCGTACACAATATCCGGATATTTACGAAAAAGTTAAAATTTTACAGCTTACAGATCCAATTCCCAATAATCCGGTGGTCTTCCGAAAAGATATACCTGAGGAATTGAAAACTAAAATTATCGAATCTTTAAAAAAGTACATCAAAACTCCTGAAGGGGCTAAAGTCATGATGGACTTGTATCACATCACCGAATTCCGTGAAGTTGCGGATAAAGATTATGATATGGTCAGGCAGTATCTAAAAGACGTGGGCATGAAGTCCCACGATTTCGTACAATAA
- the ung gene encoding uracil-DNA glycosylase — protein MSQIKLSNSWLEYLKGEFEKEHMKKLKLFLTQQYQNKKIIFPATQNYFRALDLVDVKKVRVVILGQDPYHGVGQAHGLSFSVPEGVPFPPSLQNIFKELKEDLKIDLPKSGDLTRWAEQGVLLLNSVLTVEKDKAASHQNQGWELFTDKIISVINEECDHVVFVLWGAYAQKKAAFVDKKKHLVLASPHPSPLSAHRGFFGTRPFSKANAWLKSKGKEPIQW, from the coding sequence ATGTCACAGATAAAATTGTCTAATAGTTGGCTTGAGTACTTAAAAGGTGAATTCGAGAAAGAGCATATGAAAAAGCTCAAACTTTTTCTGACTCAACAATATCAAAATAAAAAAATCATCTTTCCTGCTACACAAAATTATTTTCGCGCTCTGGATCTTGTAGATGTGAAAAAAGTCAGAGTGGTTATTCTAGGGCAAGATCCCTATCATGGAGTGGGACAAGCCCATGGCTTGAGTTTTTCAGTTCCTGAAGGTGTGCCTTTCCCACCCTCTTTACAAAATATTTTCAAAGAATTAAAAGAAGATTTGAAAATTGATTTGCCGAAATCTGGGGACCTGACTCGTTGGGCAGAACAAGGCGTGCTGTTGCTGAACAGTGTACTTACTGTAGAAAAAGACAAAGCGGCGTCTCATCAAAATCAAGGATGGGAACTTTTCACAGACAAAATCATTTCTGTCATCAATGAAGAGTGTGACCATGTGGTCTTTGTTTTATGGGGAGCCTACGCTCAGAAAAAAGCGGCTTTTGTCGATAAGAAAAAGCATCTGGTCCTTGCGAGTCCGCATCCGTCGCCTCTTTCAGCCCATCGGGGCTTCTTTGGCACACGACCTTTTTCGAAGGCGAATGCATGGCTTAAGTCTAAAGGTAAAGAGCCGATTCAATGGTAG
- a CDS encoding ABC transporter substrate-binding protein — MKTLLISLVALASVKAFAAQNFVFCMEGSPSSFNPQLVTDGVSMNSSAQTVFNRLVEFKYGSTEIEPGLAESWTVSKDKKTYTFKLRKNVPFHSNAFFKPTRTFNADDVLYTFKSQLDKKHPLTVPAANYEYFHSMELDQLITDVKKVDDHTVVFTLSRPEAPFLANLAMDFASIMSEEYAQSLVKSGRGLKTLETAPVGTGPFVFRSYQKDSVVRYRGFDEYYKGKPKIENLIYVIVTDSTVRLQKMKSGECHVMSEPQPQDIDQINAAKNIKLVSTEGLNVSYLAFNTQKKPFDNLKVREAISLAFNQKSYIDIIYRSQGVAAKNPIPPTIWSYNKSIPSHEYNVEKAKKLLAEAGYAKGFDTELWTLPVSRAYLPNGKKLGELMQADLAKIGIKAKLVTYDWPIYLEKSRRGEHQMLQLGWNGDNGDPDNFMNVLLGCAAVKTGSNNARWCDKEFDSLMIKAKEDSNQKVRTGFYEKAQVIFNKQKPWYTIAHSRLNRVISDKVVGYKIDPFGHENFYSVDLK, encoded by the coding sequence ATGAAAACATTATTAATATCATTGGTAGCTTTAGCTTCCGTTAAGGCTTTTGCTGCACAAAATTTTGTCTTTTGTATGGAAGGCTCGCCTTCATCATTCAACCCGCAATTGGTTACAGACGGGGTGAGTATGAATTCTAGCGCCCAAACCGTATTCAATCGCTTGGTTGAATTCAAGTACGGCTCTACAGAAATCGAACCAGGTTTAGCTGAGTCATGGACCGTGTCTAAGGATAAAAAGACCTACACGTTCAAATTAAGAAAAAATGTACCATTCCACTCAAACGCTTTCTTTAAGCCTACGCGTACATTCAATGCGGATGACGTGCTTTACACGTTCAAATCGCAGTTGGACAAAAAGCATCCATTAACAGTGCCTGCAGCCAATTATGAGTACTTCCACTCAATGGAATTAGATCAGTTGATTACTGATGTTAAAAAAGTAGATGACCATACTGTGGTTTTCACTTTGAGTCGTCCAGAAGCTCCATTCTTGGCTAACTTAGCGATGGATTTTGCCAGCATTATGTCTGAAGAGTACGCGCAGTCATTGGTTAAATCAGGCCGTGGTTTGAAAACTTTAGAAACAGCTCCGGTTGGAACGGGTCCATTTGTTTTCAGATCTTACCAAAAAGACTCAGTGGTTCGCTACCGTGGGTTTGATGAGTACTACAAAGGTAAACCAAAAATTGAAAACTTAATATACGTGATCGTAACAGACTCAACAGTTCGTCTACAAAAGATGAAATCAGGTGAGTGTCACGTTATGAGCGAACCACAACCACAAGATATTGACCAAATCAATGCAGCTAAAAATATCAAATTAGTTTCGACTGAAGGGTTGAATGTTTCTTATCTTGCTTTCAATACTCAAAAGAAACCTTTTGATAATTTGAAAGTACGTGAAGCGATCTCATTAGCGTTTAATCAAAAATCATACATTGATATTATCTACAGATCACAAGGTGTGGCGGCGAAGAACCCAATTCCTCCAACAATCTGGTCTTACAATAAATCAATTCCTTCACACGAGTACAATGTTGAAAAAGCTAAAAAGCTTTTAGCAGAGGCTGGTTATGCTAAAGGTTTTGACACTGAGTTGTGGACATTGCCAGTGTCTCGCGCCTATTTGCCAAATGGTAAAAAGTTAGGTGAGTTGATGCAGGCCGATTTAGCGAAAATCGGTATCAAAGCAAAACTAGTCACTTACGACTGGCCAATCTACTTAGAAAAATCTCGTCGTGGTGAACACCAGATGTTGCAATTGGGTTGGAACGGTGACAACGGCGATCCAGATAACTTTATGAACGTTCTATTGGGTTGTGCTGCTGTAAAAACGGGAAGTAACAATGCTCGTTGGTGTGATAAAGAATTTGATTCTTTGATGATCAAAGCCAAAGAAGACTCAAATCAAAAAGTGCGTACAGGCTTTTATGAAAAAGCACAGGTCATTTTTAACAAACAAAAACCATGGTACACAATCGCTCATTCAAGATTGAATCGTGTTATCTCAGATAAAGTTGTGGGTTATAAAATCGATCCATTCGGCCACGAGAACTTCTACAGTGTCGATCTTAAATAA
- a CDS encoding aquaporin, translating to MNLKKLLAEVIGTSWLVLGGCGAAVLAAAFPEVGIGLHGVSLAFGLTVVTMAYAIGSVSGCHLNPAVTIGLAAAGFAPLAIGLGLTLIHLVTIPVTNTSVNPARSLGPAVFVGGWALQQVWLFWVGPIVGAIIGACAYKVVHSEK from the coding sequence ATGAATCTTAAAAAATTATTAGCTGAAGTTATAGGAACATCATGGTTGGTTCTAGGTGGATGTGGAGCCGCAGTTCTTGCCGCAGCATTTCCTGAAGTCGGAATTGGACTGCATGGCGTTTCGCTGGCTTTCGGTTTGACCGTTGTCACTATGGCCTATGCGATCGGCTCGGTTTCTGGCTGCCACTTGAATCCGGCAGTGACGATCGGTTTAGCAGCGGCAGGATTTGCACCTTTGGCTATCGGTTTAGGATTAACTTTAATCCACTTAGTTACAATTCCAGTGACGAACACATCGGTAAATCCCGCACGTAGTTTAGGGCCAGCAGTCTTTGTTGGTGGATGGGCATTACAGCAAGTATGGTTATTTTGGGTAGGGCCAATTGTGGGTGCGATTATCGGAGCTTGCGCTTACAAAGTAGTTCACTCAGAAAAATAA
- a CDS encoding M14 family zinc carboxypeptidase, which yields MRHFLWLFLFLHGGISSAESISLKQKCIQALQNYKSYYKDPSVLERVCAQAEQKEGCTSNEGVPIFHVDSNSKSTSAKKILVISLIHGDETEAGTLGRFWMERLQQLESSRNSWRVIPVANPDGVKRLTRTNANGVDLNRNFPTKDWNAEALKNWERQGKKSPRRFPGNAGGDEVETKCLMGHAEDYSPDFVVSIHTPLKVLDFDGPKLNRRIRYDYLPWRSLGNFPGSLGRYLWVERHTPVLTTELKSTLPESEGVFEQLQDLIGSLIQSDLSRPKVTTANDHH from the coding sequence ATGCGGCATTTTTTGTGGCTTTTTCTATTCTTGCATGGCGGTATCAGTTCTGCCGAATCAATCAGTTTGAAACAAAAGTGTATTCAGGCTTTACAGAACTATAAAAGCTATTATAAAGACCCCTCAGTTTTGGAACGCGTGTGCGCACAAGCCGAGCAAAAAGAAGGCTGTACAAGCAATGAAGGCGTGCCGATTTTTCACGTCGACAGCAACAGCAAGTCTACCTCTGCAAAAAAAATATTGGTGATCAGTTTAATTCATGGTGACGAAACAGAAGCGGGAACTCTTGGACGTTTCTGGATGGAGCGTCTGCAACAGTTAGAATCGTCTCGCAATAGCTGGCGTGTAATTCCTGTGGCCAATCCAGATGGTGTTAAACGCCTGACTCGCACCAACGCCAATGGCGTGGATTTAAATCGCAATTTCCCTACAAAAGATTGGAATGCAGAAGCCCTTAAGAATTGGGAGCGCCAAGGTAAAAAATCCCCTCGCCGTTTCCCAGGTAATGCAGGTGGTGATGAAGTTGAAACCAAGTGTCTTATGGGACATGCCGAAGATTATTCTCCTGATTTTGTAGTTTCGATTCACACGCCTTTAAAAGTTTTGGATTTCGATGGGCCGAAACTTAATCGTCGTATTCGCTACGACTATTTGCCATGGAGAAGTTTAGGAAATTTCCCTGGAAGTTTAGGGCGCTATCTTTGGGTGGAACGTCACACTCCGGTTCTAACAACAGAGCTAAAAAGCACACTGCCCGAAAGCGAAGGCGTTTTCGAGCAGTTGCAAGATTTAATCGGTTCTTTAATTCAGTCAGATTTAAGTCGACCAAAAGTCACAACAGCCAACGACCACCATTGA
- the lexA gene encoding transcriptional repressor LexA: MKRNQQQPLPSLTAKEKSVLQFIEAELLHKGISPSYQEICDHFGFASFNSVQNYLKQLSQKGYVSIAQNQKRAIQLLHSAEAFQKDLIERLQIPAEPSRGSLSNQSSPKNSAFDDHMKVLPIPFLGRVAAGAPIERLTDNEFIDIPLNLVKNHKDLFALKVEGDSMIEEGIFDGDTLVIQSQATARDGDLIVASVEQEATVKRFFHKANPQTPEMGKLIELRPANKRLTSMWYQPQQVQIKGLVKALLRSY, from the coding sequence ATGAAAAGAAACCAACAACAGCCCCTCCCTTCCCTGACCGCTAAAGAAAAATCAGTTCTTCAATTTATTGAGGCCGAACTCCTACACAAAGGGATTTCGCCTTCATATCAAGAAATCTGTGACCACTTCGGTTTCGCTTCATTTAACTCCGTACAGAACTATCTGAAACAGCTCTCACAGAAGGGTTACGTCAGCATCGCTCAGAATCAGAAGCGCGCTATTCAATTGCTTCACTCGGCTGAGGCTTTTCAAAAAGATCTTATTGAAAGACTACAAATTCCGGCAGAACCTTCACGTGGCTCTCTATCAAATCAGTCTTCCCCAAAAAACTCTGCATTTGACGATCATATGAAGGTTCTGCCAATACCTTTTCTTGGCCGTGTAGCTGCCGGTGCTCCGATTGAACGACTCACTGATAATGAGTTCATTGATATTCCTTTGAATCTTGTTAAAAACCACAAAGATCTTTTTGCTTTAAAAGTAGAAGGCGATTCCATGATCGAAGAAGGCATCTTTGATGGTGATACTTTAGTTATTCAGTCACAGGCAACAGCGCGTGACGGAGACTTAATTGTCGCCAGCGTGGAACAGGAAGCCACTGTAAAACGCTTCTTTCACAAAGCGAATCCACAGACACCTGAAATGGGCAAATTGATCGAACTTCGTCCAGCGAATAAGCGCCTGACATCTATGTGGTATCAACCACAGCAAGTGCAAATCAAAGGACTTGTGAAAGCCCTTTTGCGCAGTTATTAA
- a CDS encoding DUF5522 domain-containing protein: protein MIKRLFQIFKKQVGSTPRTDLKNAPPDNSSPETPLIPEKDYYIDTNGLYVFTADYLKRRGYCCDNGCRHCPY from the coding sequence TTGATTAAACGACTTTTCCAGATTTTCAAAAAACAGGTCGGTTCCACCCCTCGGACCGACTTAAAAAATGCTCCTCCCGATAACAGCTCTCCTGAAACTCCCCTGATTCCAGAAAAAGACTATTACATAGATACTAATGGTCTTTACGTTTTTACAGCCGACTACCTCAAAAGACGTGGTTATTGCTGTGACAATGGCTGCCGCCACTGTCCTTACTAG
- a CDS encoding ABC transporter permease codes for MSFSIIRLIPGDPVQNLIGERGASEERIAEMKKNLGLDKSVVEQYLIFTGNALRGEFGESIVSKQPIISEFKVLWPATFELAFFAILWSAIVGMILGVLAAVKRNSIWDYGAVSLSTVGFAMPIFWWALIIIFFFAVSLGWFPVSGRIGFEYDVPYRTGFFLIDSLLSDDKMSFFSALKHLVLPAFVLGTISLALIVRVTRSSFIDIQKEDYIRTARAKGLKPYQVIFKHIFKNALPQILTALGLAFGQLLTGAIMTETIFSWPGLGRWLIKSIEARDYPAVQAGLFYSMLIIIVINLLTDEVIKLVNPKLKESL; via the coding sequence ATGAGTTTTTCGATCATCAGACTTATTCCGGGTGATCCAGTACAGAATCTGATTGGCGAGCGTGGAGCTTCTGAAGAGCGCATAGCCGAAATGAAAAAGAACCTAGGTTTAGACAAATCTGTCGTTGAGCAATACCTGATTTTCACTGGTAATGCTTTACGTGGCGAGTTTGGTGAATCGATTGTTTCTAAACAGCCGATCATTAGCGAGTTTAAAGTTCTTTGGCCGGCAACGTTTGAGTTGGCTTTCTTTGCTATTCTTTGGTCAGCAATTGTCGGGATGATTCTAGGGGTTTTAGCGGCGGTGAAGCGTAATTCGATTTGGGATTACGGAGCGGTGAGCTTGTCTACTGTGGGATTTGCCATGCCGATCTTCTGGTGGGCCTTGATCATTATCTTTTTCTTTGCTGTCAGTTTGGGGTGGTTCCCAGTTTCAGGTCGTATCGGTTTTGAATACGATGTGCCTTATCGAACAGGTTTCTTCTTAATTGATTCTTTATTGTCTGACGACAAAATGTCTTTCTTTTCGGCGTTGAAACACTTGGTTTTGCCAGCTTTTGTTTTGGGTACGATTTCTTTGGCCTTGATCGTACGTGTAACGCGTTCGTCGTTTATTGATATTCAAAAAGAAGATTATATCCGTACAGCCCGCGCTAAAGGCTTGAAGCCCTACCAAGTGATTTTCAAACACATTTTTAAGAATGCACTTCCGCAAATTTTAACGGCGTTAGGATTGGCTTTCGGACAGCTTCTAACGGGTGCGATTATGACCGAAACGATCTTTTCTTGGCCGGGCCTAGGGCGCTGGCTTATTAAAAGTATCGAGGCCCGTGACTATCCAGCGGTACAAGCAGGACTTTTTTATTCTATGTTGATCATCATCGTTATTAACTTATTAACAGACGAAGTTATTAAGTTAGTAAATCCAAAACTAAAAGAGAGTCTGTAA
- a CDS encoding PilZ domain-containing protein: MRKFKRVDLHSPCVLLLNGKAVKSLMLNFSRMGAGISTDFALPQKKYVSLVYKNEKDESIRMLAYVTHSSFIDGKYISGLQFVGIEGRSAS, translated from the coding sequence ATGCGAAAATTTAAACGAGTTGATTTACACTCTCCGTGCGTCCTGTTGTTGAATGGCAAAGCTGTTAAATCCCTGATGCTGAACTTCTCACGCATGGGAGCTGGCATCAGCACCGACTTCGCCTTACCACAAAAAAAATATGTCTCGTTGGTTTATAAAAATGAAAAAGATGAAAGCATTCGTATGTTGGCCTATGTGACCCATAGCTCGTTTATAGATGGAAAATATATATCAGGATTACAGTTCGTAGGAATCGAAGGAAGATCCGCTAGCTAA